The following nucleotide sequence is from Trifolium pratense cultivar HEN17-A07 linkage group LG2, ARS_RC_1.1, whole genome shotgun sequence.
ccaattaattaattaattactcgctccggtcctatatataagaaaaagtttacattttagattcattgtaaagttgatgtatttatagtctagatacaacaactttacaatgaatctataaaataaactttctcttatatataggaccggagggagtactatttaTGCTCATTGTATTAGCCACTCTTACTCACCTATTTAGTTTCCTCGGTTATAAACTCAATAGTTAACAAACTAAATTGGTCATTCATGACTCTAaatatgtaacttttttttttaactaataaatgttcaatacataagggaataatctcaaatataTTGAAACTAGCTCAAACATTGAccgccctagcaagagtatgagcaaccaaattcgcttgtctcctaacaaacttaacctcaaagtttacataagaagatgacataagaagaataatgtcgTTAACAATTAAACAAAATTCCGAATTGCCCCGTTTTCTCGAATGGATAGCGTCAACCAAcaactttgagtcactttcaaattgaactcgcTCAAATCCACGATGGATAGCCTCTTTCATAGCATGTAATAGTGTCAATGCTTCGCCTTCCACTATGGAATAAAAAGGTTGCTGCCATTTAGTCAAGCCAGCCACAAAATGCCCATTGGTATCACGAAAGCAAAGACTCATAGAAGTAACAGCGGACCCAACTACAAACGCagcatcaacattacattttatCCATCCCACTCCTGATTTCTCCCACCGAACCGGCCTAGGATCCTTAACAGGAACAACGTTATGACGCTGCAGTTGGTGGACAGTAAACCACTCATTCCATATGACGAACGCCATGCTTCCAACTTGGCTCGGGGACTGAATATTGTCATTTCAGATCTTGTCGTTTCAATTATGCCAAATGCACCAAAATAACGATGCAACCCGTCATTGCACTGTCCTCGTTTCTGGACATTCGAAATACCCTGTTTACGACAGTCCCATGCTGGTAAGCTGCATTATGCAGCAACTGTGACAGGCTTGCGACCGACCAACATTCGCGAGTTGCTACGCATCCAAAAAACACATGAATATCATCTTCGACCCCAACATTGCACACATGATAGCTTAGTTCACATTCTACATAACGTTGTCTCGAGCGAACTCACGTCGGCAGACACCCCCTACACAACATCCATAGTAAATAATGCGTTTTGTGAGGAGATTGAGCTTTCTAAATATCATTCCAATTTCCTTCTACATAGTGCCTATTGCTTCGAATAATACATCTCATGGCTAGATTGTAACCAGATTTAACTGAATAACACTCATTCCTTTCCTCCTCCCAACATTGAGGTGTTATCGATTGCAGAaagtcttcaattttttatttggctGTTTAGTCATATAACTCTATTTCAACTAAGTTTGATCTACAACATCAGTGATAATGTTTCTCCTACTTATTACTCTTTCTCAGTAGCGGCGAAACTAGCCAAAATCTTACTAGGGAACCaaatataatgatttttttttttattttattgaattttttttttgtgtagtTGCAGTAAATAATAAGTCttaaaataagaataataaatTTAGCTTCCCAAGTTTTCAACCATTGACAATACCAATACCATGTTTCACCTCCCAAGTTTTACCTTCGTCATTTTTAGCCTCCCAAAGTTTTACCTCCTTCAAACcatcactttttattttacacaATACCAACACCATCacctttttttcatatattttctaGCTATCACTTTTATCTATCatgtattaataaaatatattgttaattctggaccaaaaatatatatatacattgttaatttattttttttgtaaattgtgatttttttttattaatttcaataatttcTTCATAGAAGATctttcataaaattttattgttataattTCTTCATAACTGACGAGTTCCGCTGGCTTTCATTGATTGCAGCAAGTCTTCGATTTTTTATTTGGCTGATTAGTCATATAACTCTCTTTCAACTAAGTTTGTATTAGAACGTCGATGTGTTAATGTTTCTCCTACTTACTCTTTCATAGCTACTTTGATTACGTGGAGTTTGTGGTGTACAAGAAATACAATTGTCTATGGAGCATATTGCCTCAGTTTTTTCCAAAAGCTTCACATATCATAACGAGTGTTTGGTAACTCGGCGACATGCTGACAATGATGCTTTGGTCCTAGATGTTGGTGGTAGGCTTTAACGAATCTAGGACAAGCATGGTATGGTGGTCTTGTGCGCAGTAGCGGAGTTAGATCAAAATATTCGGATGGgctgtaaaaaaattaaatttgtatgtatataaaaaatttaagttgtaATCAATAcatatttgattataaaaaaatttaaactacgtaacttaaaataatacgTACTCATTGAACGCGATtagaaatcatcaataaatgaatgaaaaaatataataattttcatCGTGGCATACAGTTACAAACAACagatacattaacttttttttcttttaaatttctaaaattaTACATGTCTagaataaaataacataaaaaataagttttataacGTTAAAAGATGTCATTAAATAGAATCAATTAAGGTTTCAATCTAATAACCAAATAATAACCAAAAAATAGTCATGAAATTCTCTTATTATACAGGGTGCAAAAAGTAACTAAAAAAACTTACGAAATGGACAATACCGAAAGAAAgcccaaagaaataaaaaaaaaaaaagaagaaaagaaagtatGATGCACGCTCTTCCAGATAGCGTGAAACGATAACATGACATGTAAGTATAACTATGAAGTGAAAATGCCCCAATATATATAAACGTCGTCGTTCACACCGTGCCACAACCAATCATCTTTCTCTTCTCCGCTATCTCACCACCCGCAAAACCCTTCTTCATCAATTCCTTCTCTTCACTTTCCACTCTCTCAATTTTCTCTCTCATTTCCCTAATCGCATCGCTCTCTACTTCAGAGCTtctttttttcttgattttttttcccattTTGATTTCTAGGGTTAGGGATTTTTCagatttttcatttcaatttttttttgttgttttttgctGGTTTGAGTTTTCTTCTCGCACTGTCTTCTGGCGTGGAGGCACTGTTGATTGTTGTTGTTTAATGGAGGCCACGGCCGCCGCAGCAGCTGCCGCTCGCGGCGTTTCTCTTCAGTTGCAGACTCCGCCGAGGAAAGAATGGCGCGCTGTTGCTGAACATCATCATTCCTCAAGAAACCCTGATGACGAGGTACTGATTTTACACGGAAACACTTCACATTGTGTGCGTTCAACTGTGTGATAGAGAAAAGTGCGATTTTTAAATTTGAGAGGGTTCAATACTTTAGGTTTTCTGGGTTTTTTTATGGTATTGATTTGGGATTAGGGTTTTCCGTTTCATAAGGAGTCTAGTGTCGTTTTACTTAAGCAATGCTGGTTTCTGTTGTCGTTTTAAGCTTCAGTGTTTGTGAgttttcttaaattttgttaCTTTATCTTCCGGAAAACCTATGTCAATAAGGTGCCAGCTTAGGTGGACATTGTGATTATCTAAGTGTCTTCGTTGTTTGAAGAAAATCTTCTAGTTTTACTGTCTTCAGTTCCTGTCGGTTTCGGTTGTGTTTCTTCTTGTGTTGACTGAGccaaaaatttaaatgatgGGTTTTTATTGGCAGTATGAATTTTTTCGGACCACACAACCGCGGCCATTTGAACAATATAGTCTGAGTGCAAATTTTTAGTTGAATCTACTTCAAATTCAAACTTTTGTTTATGAAGTTTAATGTTACCACCGCCTTGTAGGGGTTTGAACTTTCATGGTTTCATTTATAGAGTTATGATTGTTGGTATTTAAGTACCGAATATTTGATAGCTTAACATTGTGTCATTAGATGTGCTGTGGTGTGTAAATGGGAGCTTTGCTTTgtttgttgttaatttttttgtgtttgcttgataacaaacatcttatgAGGTGCAGGAGTTTGTAAACCCAAAACTAGGGCAATCAGATGAGAGAACCATATATGAGGTAAGGAGATGGTGTGAGAAGCTGCTTTTAGGTTTTAGGGAATTTGGATCCGGAAGATAATTTCTTACTGTTTTTCAAGGTGCAGCAAGGAAGAGAGCCTCAAGATGTTGATTATTGTTCGATAACAATGGATGGAACATTAGACAGTGATATCATACAGCAACAGATCCAGACTGTTGTTAGACAAAGGCAGGAAATACTGCAAATGGAGATTGAACTAAAAGCTCAAATCATTGCCAGATCTGAGATAATGGAAATGCGAAGCAACTTTGATGCTCAACTCAAGGAGCATGCTAACAATGCCAGCAAGTTTCAGGTGTGTATTCAAACATTTCCTCGGTTGTTACAAGAAAACCAAACTTTTAGATGCTTAGTTAGTTGTATCTTTATATAACACCTAGGggattatgaaaattttattgaCAAATGATAGTTTTGTGTAGCAGACATAACTGTTGAATTCTGATGTCGAAAAGGGGCACTTTATCCTTATGCTATTGTACTTATAAGTTTAATGTTTGGCTCCCACTGGTTAGGAACTGTTGTTTgctttaaaaacttctgatctggCCTTGCAGGAGCAACTTTTAGAAAGGGAGCGTGCAATTCATGAACTGGAAAGGAAAATGGAAGAGAAAGACAGAGAGCTACATAATATTAAATTAGATAATGAAGCGGTTTGTTGAATGCTTCTTATctcttttattttagttttctcGATCTTTCTTTAGTTTTTTGATTACATGCTAATCTCTTCAATTATTTCATAGGCGTGGGCTAAACAAGACCTTCTCCGTGAGCAAAACAAAGAACTTGCATCCTTCAGGTTTTTTCTTTTAtccaaatttatatatatgatgtttGAAGTTTTGCTTTTATACTCCGCTACTTGTTTTATTGGGCAAATCCTTTTGCAGAAGGGAGCGTGATCATTCAGAAGCTGAAAGAGCTCAGCATATACAACAAATACATGATCTGCAAGAACATATTCAAGAAAAAGATAGGCAACTTATTGAGTTGCAGGAACAAGTAGGCtgcttatattatataattttttcccataaaaatttatttaaagttTATCGGCTTACATGCCTTCTTATGTGTCGTCCTTTCAGAATAGGGTTGCTCAGGAGACAATTATGTTTAAAGAGGAACAGGTTAGAGAGGCCCAAGCATGGATAACTCGTGTTCGCGAGATGGATGTTTTCCAATCAACAACAAACCAGTCATTACAGGCTGAATTGCGAGAGCGCACAGAACAGTATAGTCAGCTTTGGATGGGTTATCAGAGACAGGTTGATCTATATCTCTTTTCTGCTACAAGAGTAGAGTTTCATTTTTCACTCCCACTGTTATTGTATGTCCTTTTGTATTCGTGTCTCGGTCTGCACCGTTTTGAAATAGATACTCACCATCTACTTCATAGTTGTGATTAAGTTTTGTAGTATCTTtgaattattttcaaataatttgaaCTGGTGAGCTTTATAAGAAtgttatttttctgttttctaTAGTTTGCAGAGATGGAGAGACTTCATTTGCATGCTATTCAGCAGTTACAGCTTGAGCTGGCTGATGCAAGAGAGAGGGCTGGGACTTACAATGATGACTCTCGAATGTCCCAAGTAAATTCAAAAAGTAATGTAGCTCAGTATGGACAGGAAAATGGAAGCCAGTTTGACTTGAATGGAGGCAATGCTTCTGGTGGAAATAATGGTCTCCTTACAAATGAGAACTCAGAAAATGGTCCCCAATTTTCAACTTCAGGCAATCCTTCAATTCAGGTGCATTGCTTGCTTCAATTAATGAATAATAGATAAACGGCTAATCACTTTACTTTGTTTTATTCCCTGCAATTTTAGTGCAACATGTTGTCTTATATGCCAATCCATACATTTAGTCATAACTATGTAGCACTAGCGTATACATATATATTCTCTCTGTATTGAATAAACTATTATGATCTCAAATGTAAGGGAATTTGCTCCTCTAAAAGGAGTAACTTTGGAGGAAAAGTGAGATGCTGATGCCATTAATGGGAAGCTTAGATCTAaacaatttcatattttgatatACATTCTTAATTTCAGTTGTTATAATGGCTTTCACTCTTCATTCTCCCCTCTTAAATTGAATACCTCATTTTTAGTAGCTAAACATGGTTGTTTGTGTTGTGGATTGAAAATTATGTGCCCAGCCAAGTAGGTCCAAAATGAAAATTGTTGTTTTCAATTTAAACAACCGAAAATGCAATACCCGATATGTAATGGTTTTATTTGAAGATTAAGATATATCTCAGACAGGAATATTGAATCTTTTGATTGACGGATAATAATCTACGACGATGAAACTGATAATGCTGAAAGTTTCATATGCCCAATGCTTGAAACTTATGGCATGTTACTAGTTCTCTTCGTACGAATCTGGATATTAATTAATAGGTTGATATTTATATTGATACAGAATACAGATAGCAGCATCAGCTTATTAATAAggaattatttgtataaaacctatatttactttttatttttcaaattacatCAAACACTGTCCCATATTATTAGGTGGATATACTTTTGGCCTTTGTTCCATGCCTTCTATGTAACATGCGATAGACATGTTGTCGCTGGATTGGAAAATGTCATTTCTTACCCATTTACAATACTTTTGTGGTTATTTCTAGACTGATCATGCTCATAGTGTCCCCATTGCTCCATCATCTCTGATTGTACCCCACTCATACCTCCCACCTGGTCAAGTTGCTGCATTGCACCCATTTGTTATGCATCAACAAGGAGTGCCCAATTCTGTTGCACCACATGTCCCTCAGTCTCATGTTGGACATTTTCATCCAGTGCCCACAATGTCACCTCTGCAACAGTGGCAAAATCAACAGGTATCTACTGTTGCATATATGCatgttctattttttaaaaaaatataaactttggtgatttataatttatacttgTTTTTTCAGGTTGTTTCAGAGGGCTTGCAGGCATCCGTACAGGATAATCCCTCCTCATCCCAAGCTGATCAAAGTTTGATCAGATCAGATGCAAAGTTTAATTATGAAATGTCTGTTAATGGGCAAAATCTTCCTAGAGACTATTTAGATGCTCATGTCCACCAACGCCAGGAGGCACAAACTGTGGTTTCACCATCCACTGGGGAGACACAGGTATATGACTAATGattctttttattctttgtatAACTTCTAATATTTGTGTATAATAGTGTTGATGAATAATTGAATTTTTCTGATGTTCTTCAGTCGGTTGATAAAGATCAACTTATTGCTTCCCAACAAAGTTTACAACAGATTTCTTCACAGTTCTCTGAGGCCTTAAGATTGAACTCTTTTAAACCAAATGGTGAAATAAAGGTTTGTTCGGAATTTTCCGCCCTGTTTGATGCTTTCCTTGTTTTTCTTCGTTTGATAGACTAAGTTCATTTGGGGTGTGGTGTCAAATGCTACTATTTAAAAGATGGTTGTGTTTCATCTTAAATTTACAAAGATGTCAAGATATTTTGGGTGTTTTTACTAACTTAAGGAACACAGTAGCTTCCAGATAGTCTGCATGCTTTTGAAACATGTTGGGGAAGTACCACAGTATTTTTGTAAGTATCAGGCTGTATTGAAGTTAGTAAAAAAGACATTTCCACCCttgattttgttaaaaatgtGTTCTTTACCCATTAACATGCAAATGCACCCTTATTCTCTTTAAGATAATCACTTCAAAGGAACagttttttcctttttagaTGTGCCTTTTAAGGAATTTATCAAGTACATCAGTTTTTATGGTGCCGGGTAAAAAGCAATTAAAGTAATACTTTTACAGATGAGGGTGGAGGCTTGGATCTAACAATTTTCTTTCCTCAGGAGCAGAATTCGGTGACATTATCTAATGATGGACCTGCGAGCCAAATATTATTAGCTGAGCAAGCAAGTTCTGTTGCAAATGCATCATCTGTTGCAAGTCATTCTGCTGGTGAAATGATACAGAACAATTCCGATACAGTCTTGTCTGAAGCATTCGCCTCTTCTGTGCAGACAGCTTCAACAACAATTACAAAGGTTCCAGAGATTGCTCTTCTTGATGAAAGGTCATTGTTAGCATGTATTGTCCGCACTATTCCAGCTGCTGGCCGAATTCGAATTAGTTCAACGGTTAGTATTTGTTGTTTAAGTGTGTAACTTCCAGCTTTTTATAAAAGATGGCTTTTCCCCTGCTTACCTCAAGTAATTTATTTGGTTTATGATATAAAAACAGCTCCCTAATAGACTGGCCAAGATGCTTGCACCTCTACATTGGCATGATTACAAAAGAAAATACGGGAAGCTGGAAGATTTTGTATCTAGCCATCCTGAAGTAAGTTTAAAAGTTACAGTTTGTACAGCATTTTACACAAATTAGCTAAATCAACGGCTGGTATTTGCATGCATTAAAGTGGTGGGAACCACTCATCCATCCAAGACCACTGCATGCCAAGTGGTTCtgtcattttttttggttgtcTAGCATTTTTCATTCAGTTATCTGCTTGTTCATCACATTTTTGCATTAGAGCCTGATAGGTTTTTCCCCTAATTGTTTCAGTTATTTTTGATTGAGGGTGACTTTATTCAACTCCGCGAAGGGGCACATAAAATGATAGCCGCAACCGCTGCTGTTGCAAAAGTTGCTGCAGCTGCCGCAGCATCATCTCCTTATTCTTCGTATATGCCCGCTGTAGCAGTCACACCAATGGCTCAATCTCATCGCTTAAAGAAATCTCCTTCAACTGACTCTAAAATTATGAAAACTGAAAAGGCACTTCAGGAATATACAGTCATCTCTTCAAATATGGGTGACGATCCGTCTAAACTGTCATTAATGCAGCATCAACAATCCAATGGTGCGTGCTTCAATGTTGCCGGAGGTCTTTCAAATGTTAAGATTTTGAGTAAGCCCAAGGATTCTCGTGAAATGAATGGCCCTGAATATAGTGTTATCCAGCCTTCTGCACAATTATCCGTTGGAAATGGGGGAAACCTTAGACCAAGTATGATCAGTGGCCAAAATTCCGTCCCAGCAAATGGGAGGTTAGTTTCAAGCTTTAATTCTAAACAGCAAACCTGGTTTGACATTCGATACTAAATGATATATACATTGACTGTTGAATGATCTTATGATGTTAATAGTTACATGCATATAAGGAATTCAAACTTAACTTTTTCTTTAAACAGGTCGACTGCCGCTGTGCACCCTTCTCGAAGATAGTGAGTCTTCTTACTGGAACTTAAAATTCTATTTATGTTTGCTTTGATTTCTTGTAACTGTTCTTTACTTATGACCTAGCCATCCATGTGCCTTTCTATTTTTGTCCCAAACTCATGGCCTGTTATAACATGCCCTACCATTTGCTTagaatttagtttattttcaatttatttgaatCCTTAAGATCAACCTTAGTTTCGGGTTGATTCTCTGCCCCTCTACAAACTGCATTTTGAATGACTTCGCCATAGTCACTAGTTACACAGATTTCTCATTTCTGTCTTGGGCCAATTTTCGtgacatttttttagatttatcttatctgaatgaattttttttcttcctcatTATGCAAGTTTACAGTATTTTTTAATAGTTCAAGTCGCATGTATTAATTTTGCCATgctttataattttgatttctGTTTATATTCAGGGAAGGTGCAGGGACGTAGATTATCCTGTGGCGCCAGGTTGAAGATTGAAACATATATGGTCATGTCTTACTGTTGTGGGAGAACTTATTTAAGCATCGTCACAGTAATTAATTATGATCTGAGTTGATGATGCTATCCCCATATTTTGTAGTAATTTATTTCTCCCCCGCAATTTTATCAGTGTGCTTCTGTTAATTTGGCCTCGAGCTTTGATATTCATGCATACATTGCATCTTTTAACTGATTTTTTGTGAATGCTTGAAAGATTAATCAATGTAGTTATCATTTTCAGTTTGCCAGCACTCCATTTTCctgtttttatattattagtaaaTTGGTCTGCATTAGTCATGAATGTGTTTTAATTGTTGTGACTTTGAAAGCAGGTGGCTTCTAATATGCATAAAAACATGTTCTTGTGCAGTCTACACCTTTTTTGTCTTTTAGCTAAAGTCCAAAATAGGTACATTTCAATGGTTAGGATTGATTTTA
It contains:
- the LOC123909926 gene encoding uncharacterized protein LOC123909926 isoform X1, with amino-acid sequence MEATAAAAAAARGVSLQLQTPPRKEWRAVAEHHHSSRNPDDEEFVNPKLGQSDERTIYEVQQGREPQDVDYCSITMDGTLDSDIIQQQIQTVVRQRQEILQMEIELKAQIIARSEIMEMRSNFDAQLKEHANNASKFQEQLLERERAIHELERKMEEKDRELHNIKLDNEAAWAKQDLLREQNKELASFRRERDHSEAERAQHIQQIHDLQEHIQEKDRQLIELQEQNRVAQETIMFKEEQVREAQAWITRVREMDVFQSTTNQSLQAELRERTEQYSQLWMGYQRQFAEMERLHLHAIQQLQLELADARERAGTYNDDSRMSQVNSKSNVAQYGQENGSQFDLNGGNASGGNNGLLTNENSENGPQFSTSGNPSIQTDHAHSVPIAPSSLIVPHSYLPPGQVAALHPFVMHQQGVPNSVAPHVPQSHVGHFHPVPTMSPLQQWQNQQVVSEGLQASVQDNPSSSQADQSLIRSDAKFNYEMSVNGQNLPRDYLDAHVHQRQEAQTVVSPSTGETQSVDKDQLIASQQSLQQISSQFSEALRLNSFKPNGEIKEQNSVTLSNDGPASQILLAEQASSVANASSVASHSAGEMIQNNSDTVLSEAFASSVQTASTTITKVPEIALLDERSLLACIVRTIPAAGRIRISSTLPNRLAKMLAPLHWHDYKRKYGKLEDFVSSHPELFLIEGDFIQLREGAHKMIAATAAVAKVAAAAAASSPYSSYMPAVAVTPMAQSHRLKKSPSTDSKIMKTEKALQEYTVISSNMGDDPSKLSLMQHQQSNGACFNVAGGLSNVKILSKPKDSREMNGPEYSVIQPSAQLSVGNGGNLRPSMISGQNSVPANGRSTAAVHPSRR
- the LOC123909926 gene encoding uncharacterized protein LOC123909926 isoform X2 is translated as MEATAAAAAAARGVSLQLQTPPRKEWRAVAEHHHSSRNPDDEEFVNPKLGQSDERTIYEVQQGREPQDVDYCSITMDGTLDSDIIQQQIQTVVRQRQEILQMEIELKAQIIARSEIMEMRSNFDAQLKEHANNASKFQEQLLERERAIHELERKMEEKDRELHNIKLDNEAAWAKQDLLREQNKELASFRERDHSEAERAQHIQQIHDLQEHIQEKDRQLIELQEQNRVAQETIMFKEEQVREAQAWITRVREMDVFQSTTNQSLQAELRERTEQYSQLWMGYQRQFAEMERLHLHAIQQLQLELADARERAGTYNDDSRMSQVNSKSNVAQYGQENGSQFDLNGGNASGGNNGLLTNENSENGPQFSTSGNPSIQTDHAHSVPIAPSSLIVPHSYLPPGQVAALHPFVMHQQGVPNSVAPHVPQSHVGHFHPVPTMSPLQQWQNQQVVSEGLQASVQDNPSSSQADQSLIRSDAKFNYEMSVNGQNLPRDYLDAHVHQRQEAQTVVSPSTGETQSVDKDQLIASQQSLQQISSQFSEALRLNSFKPNGEIKEQNSVTLSNDGPASQILLAEQASSVANASSVASHSAGEMIQNNSDTVLSEAFASSVQTASTTITKVPEIALLDERSLLACIVRTIPAAGRIRISSTLPNRLAKMLAPLHWHDYKRKYGKLEDFVSSHPELFLIEGDFIQLREGAHKMIAATAAVAKVAAAAAASSPYSSYMPAVAVTPMAQSHRLKKSPSTDSKIMKTEKALQEYTVISSNMGDDPSKLSLMQHQQSNGACFNVAGGLSNVKILSKPKDSREMNGPEYSVIQPSAQLSVGNGGNLRPSMISGQNSVPANGRSTAAVHPSRR
- the LOC123909926 gene encoding uncharacterized protein LOC123909926 isoform X4 codes for the protein MEATAAAAAAARGVSLQLQTPPRKEWRAVAEHHHSSRNPDDEEFVNPKLGQSDERTIYEQGREPQDVDYCSITMDGTLDSDIIQQQIQTVVRQRQEILQMEIELKAQIIARSEIMEMRSNFDAQLKEHANNASKFQEQLLERERAIHELERKMEEKDRELHNIKLDNEAAWAKQDLLREQNKELASFRRERDHSEAERAQHIQQIHDLQEHIQEKDRQLIELQEQNRVAQETIMFKEEQVREAQAWITRVREMDVFQSTTNQSLQAELRERTEQYSQLWMGYQRQFAEMERLHLHAIQQLQLELADARERAGTYNDDSRMSQVNSKSNVAQYGQENGSQFDLNGGNASGGNNGLLTNENSENGPQFSTSGNPSIQTDHAHSVPIAPSSLIVPHSYLPPGQVAALHPFVMHQQGVPNSVAPHVPQSHVGHFHPVPTMSPLQQWQNQQVVSEGLQASVQDNPSSSQADQSLIRSDAKFNYEMSVNGQNLPRDYLDAHVHQRQEAQTVVSPSTGETQSVDKDQLIASQQSLQQISSQFSEALRLNSFKPNGEIKEQNSVTLSNDGPASQILLAEQASSVANASSVASHSAGEMIQNNSDTVLSEAFASSVQTASTTITKVPEIALLDERSLLACIVRTIPAAGRIRISSTLPNRLAKMLAPLHWHDYKRKYGKLEDFVSSHPELFLIEGDFIQLREGAHKMIAATAAVAKVAAAAAASSPYSSYMPAVAVTPMAQSHRLKKSPSTDSKIMKTEKALQEYTVISSNMGDDPSKLSLMQHQQSNGACFNVAGGLSNVKILSKPKDSREMNGPEYSVIQPSAQLSVGNGGNLRPSMISGQNSVPANGRSTAAVHPSRR
- the LOC123909926 gene encoding uncharacterized protein LOC123909926 isoform X6 — encoded protein: MEATAAAAAAARGVSLQLQTPPRKEWRAVAEHHHSSRNPDDEEFVNPKLGQSDERTIYEVQQGREPQDVDYCSITMDGTLDSDIIQQQIQTVVRQRQEILQMEIELKAQIIARSEIMEMRSNFDAQLKEHANNASKFQEQLLERERAIHELERKMEEKDRELHNIKLDNEAAWAKQDLLREQNKELASFRERDHSEAERAQHIQQIHDLQEHIQEKDRQLIELQEQNRVAQETIMFKEEQVREAQAWITRVREMDVFQSTTNQSLQAELRERTEQYSQLWMGYQRQFAEMERLHLHAIQQLQLELADARERAGTYNDDSRMSQVNSKSNVAQYGQENGSQFDLNGGNASGGNNGLLTNENSENGPQFSTSGNPSIQTDHAHSVPIAPSSLIVPHSYLPPGQVAALHPFVMHQQGVPNSVAPHVPQSHVGHFHPVPTMSPLQQWQNQQVVSEGLQASVQDNPSSSQADQSLIRSDAKFNYEMSVNGQNLPRDYLDAHVHQRQEAQTVVSPSTGETQSVDKDQLIASQQSLQQISSQFSEALRLNSFKPNGEIKNSVTLSNDGPASQILLAEQASSVANASSVASHSAGEMIQNNSDTVLSEAFASSVQTASTTITKVPEIALLDERSLLACIVRTIPAAGRIRISSTLPNRLAKMLAPLHWHDYKRKYGKLEDFVSSHPELFLIEGDFIQLREGAHKMIAATAAVAKVAAAAAASSPYSSYMPAVAVTPMAQSHRLKKSPSTDSKIMKTEKALQEYTVISSNMGDDPSKLSLMQHQQSNGACFNVAGGLSNVKILSKPKDSREMNGPEYSVIQPSAQLSVGNGGNLRPSMISGQNSVPANGRSTAAVHPSRR
- the LOC123909926 gene encoding uncharacterized protein LOC123909926 isoform X3 → MEATAAAAAAARGVSLQLQTPPRKEWRAVAEHHHSSRNPDDEEFVNPKLGQSDERTIYEVQQGREPQDVDYCSITMDGTLDSDIIQQQIQTVVRQRQEILQMEIELKAQIIARSEIMEMRSNFDAQLKEHANNASKFQEQLLERERAIHELERKMEEKDRELHNIKLDNEAAWAKQDLLREQNKELASFRRERDHSEAERAQHIQQIHDLQEHIQEKDRQLIELQEQNRVAQETIMFKEEQVREAQAWITRVREMDVFQSTTNQSLQAELRERTEQYSQLWMGYQRQFAEMERLHLHAIQQLQLELADARERAGTYNDDSRMSQVNSKSNVAQYGQENGSQFDLNGGNASGGNNGLLTNENSENGPQFSTSGNPSIQTDHAHSVPIAPSSLIVPHSYLPPGQVAALHPFVMHQQGVPNSVAPHVPQSHVGHFHPVPTMSPLQQWQNQQVVSEGLQASVQDNPSSSQADQSLIRSDAKFNYEMSVNGQNLPRDYLDAHVHQRQEAQTVVSPSTGETQSVDKDQLIASQQSLQQISSQFSEALRLNSFKPNGEIKNSVTLSNDGPASQILLAEQASSVANASSVASHSAGEMIQNNSDTVLSEAFASSVQTASTTITKVPEIALLDERSLLACIVRTIPAAGRIRISSTLPNRLAKMLAPLHWHDYKRKYGKLEDFVSSHPELFLIEGDFIQLREGAHKMIAATAAVAKVAAAAAASSPYSSYMPAVAVTPMAQSHRLKKSPSTDSKIMKTEKALQEYTVISSNMGDDPSKLSLMQHQQSNGACFNVAGGLSNVKILSKPKDSREMNGPEYSVIQPSAQLSVGNGGNLRPSMISGQNSVPANGRSTAAVHPSRR